Genomic window (Tamandua tetradactyla isolate mTamTet1 chromosome 3, mTamTet1.pri, whole genome shotgun sequence):
ttatccttttacatATCAATGGTCTCCGTTTGCTATTATGTTATTAAAGATGTCTATATCTGTTTATGAACaacattggtctgtagttttcttgtaatgtctttgtttggttttggtatcagagtaatgctggcctcaaaagatgagaaggaaggtgctctctctttttctattttctgtaagtGTTTATGTAaatttggtattatttctttcttgaatatttggtagaattcatccgTGAAGTCAACCCATTAATTAAAAATCCAGTTTCTTTGAAATAGAACTACTTGGGTCATCTCTCTCTTCTTGAGGGAGCTTTATTTGCATCTCtcaaggaatttttccatttcatataagttgtcatatttactggcataaagttgttcataatattcccgTAGCCTTTTCTGTATCATCAGTCATGCAGTCCACTCTTCTGTTCTTAACATTGgtaatttgtttcttctttatttttttccttgttcagTCTGGCTTGAGATTTAGtaattttatcaatctttttaaaGAGGATCAATCTTGTGGTTTCATCAATTTCTTTATCTACTTTTGTATTTTGAGCTCtgctcttttcatttcctttcttctgattttgattttaatttgctCTTTGTCTTGTTTCTTAAATCAGAAGCTTagaatcattgatttttttagacttttttttttacataaacatTTCATATCATAGTTTCCCTTCTAAGCACtgttctagcttcattccacaaattttgataagtaccattttcatttttactcatttcaaattattttctagtttCCTTCTTCAGCCCCTGAAGTATTTAgatgtctgtgtgtatgtgtggtgtgtgttTTCAAATATGTAAAGGTTTTCTTAGTATCTTTCTTTTAacttctagtttaattccattgtgggcTGAGAACATACTTTATatgattttcatttcattatgactATTGACTAAAATATGTTACAACTTGTTCTGTTGCCTAGAATGTGTTCTATTTTGGTGAATGTTTCATTTGAATttaaagaatgtgtgttctgtgGTTGGGTGTAATGCTCTATAAAGGTCTGTTATATCAAGTTGTTTGATAGTTTTGAGTTTTCTATGTTTTTGCTCGTTTTCTGTCTACATGGTTTATCAGTTACTGAGAGGAGTGTTCTGTGCTCCAACAATAATTGTGAATTTGTGTTTTTCTCATTCCAAtgatcagtttttgcttcatgtattttgaaactcttTTATTAGGTGTACACACTTCAAGgattattatatcttttttttttgcatgggcaggcaccaggaagcgaacccaggtctccggcatggcaggcgagaactctgcctgctgagccaccatggccttccATGCTATATCCTTTtgattgacccctttatcatgaaatgtccctctttatGCTTGGTAATATTTCATGTTCTGAAGTTTATTAGGTTTGATATTAATATGGTCAGtctagttttcttttgattagtgttagcaGATATAGtctttctattttactttttatcgTTTTGCTTTTAACCTCTGTATCTTAATATATAAGGTggatttcttgtagacagcacatagttgagtcttacttttttttttatccaatctgaTCACCTCTGCTTTTCAGTTGGGGTATTTAGACCATTAATACATAATGTAATTGTTATAAACTCCACTCTGGACTTTGTCACAGAACAAAAATTCTTTAATTTGATGAGGTCTACTTTATGAGCCTTTCTTTTTATGATTGATGTTTTtagtgtcaagtctaagaaatcCTTTCTAAGCCCTGGATCCCAAAGATTTTCtgggttggtttgtttgtttttggggggtgctcatttttgttttaaagttttatagttttataccTTAGATGTAAGTCTGTGATACATTTTGGGTTAATGTTTATATAAGATATGAGGATTAGGtcaaagtttttttatttttattttcattttttaatttcttacctACGAATCTTTACTTGCTCTAGCTCCATTTCTtgacatttgtcaaaaatcagttgacacaCTTATGTGGACCTGTCTCTGGTCCTGTGTTCTGTTACATTGATCTTTGTCTATCCCTCCATCAATATCAcaatattttgattactgtagccaGAGCTTTTTATGTGTTTAAACTATGCTATTGGTTCATACAATTACAGAATTATCTTCCTTATAATTGTATCTTCCTTGTTTCTTCTCAGTGTATAGTGTCATTCTTTATCCCTAATAATGTCTATTGGTTgaattaaagtctatttcatctgatattaattTTCCAGTTATCCCTCAATATCTGTTCTTTCTTTATTCATTAGTAATGGAAGTAATGATTTTTAACTAGCCAAAAGGCTACTGAAAATAATGACTGTATATCTCTTTGTGTTAGACATGGCCATGAAATTCTACCCAATGGAAGATAAACAGAAGTGGTACCTGCAATGTCTATATAGTTTCCTTAAAAAGAAAGAGCACATGGCCtctttttttgtccctttctcCTTCTGATGGCTGGAATGTAGATATGATGGCAAGAGCCTGGGCAGCTATGCTGAGCTATTAAATGGGAACCATGTACTGAGGTAGAGCAACAAGGTACAAAGAGCCTGGGTCCGTCTTGATTGAGAAGCAGCTACTTTTATCTGGGATTAGTTTATGTGAGAGAGAAATAGACTTCTAGCTTGTTTAAGCCACTATTATTTGGGGTTTTCCATCACTCATTAGCTAACCTAATTCTAAAAAAATACAACTagctttatttttgctttaattataCTGACTGCAGTAACAGAAACCCAACGACAGAGGCTTAAGCAAAGGAGAGGTTGATTTCTGTCTCACATAGGATCACAGAGGTGGGCAGCCCAGGCCTGCTGAGATAGCTCTGTGGTCACCAGGGACCCAGTCTCCTCTTATCTTTTTTCTCTGCCATCCTCAACATCACCTTACAATTCAGGAACACTGCTAGAGCTCCAGCCCTTACATGTGCATTTAAGGTAATGGGAAAGAGGAAACAATAAATGGGCAAAAGGGCTTTTCTCAGCTCTCTGTctacattttcagttttcctacAAGTTCCACCCTCCAAATTTTGCTAAAAACTCATTGGGCCAGAACTTAGTCACATGTTCATAGCAAACTGCAGCAGAGTCTGGGGAATGCAGTATTTTGGCTGGGTCTGCTATTGGAATAATAGCAGAGTGCTGTTATTacggaagaaggaaaaaatggataTTGGATAAGCAACTGGAAGCCTCTGCCACACCtggtatatattttccatccCTATGTCCTTATGTTTTAGGTAAATATCTAGTAAACAATATACATctagattttaatttattctgcctagaataatttgtttatatttattgtgATTACTGATATACTTGGATTTATTTCTACTATGTGCTTTCTACTttccttgctttttaaatatgttgtttgttctttttttgccttttccaggcTTTTATTATATGGttgatattttttcccttttctctcctaCTGTTTTGGAAGGTATAGATTCTAATTTTTATTGGTTACCCTTAAATTTTTCACAACCATACATGGCTCAacaaatttaatgctttttttttcccttccaaataatcCAAGGAGATTTTCCAATTATCCCCCTCTTAACTTTCATGCTGTTATCATCTAGTGTTTTAGCTCCAACTTGTTTAAATCTTCCCAAACTAGTCATTACTAAAACTGTTCAATTTTACAATTAAGGTTCATATTcagattttcctccttttttttttaaaccgaTTTGCTTAGTCACCACTGCTTCTTGAGTTCTACttcttctttctcaatttctaTCTTTTTGAAACTCCTTGAATAGGAAGTAATAAGCTTACTCAGGTTTTGCCTCGAAATATCTTTGTTTTACCCTAATTCCTTCATGACAGTTTGGCTGTCTATATAAATTCTAGGAAGACAGTTTCCCCCCAAAACTTTGACgatattattcttttcttctggtttctgatGTTGCTATTGAAAtctattattactttaaaatctctctttcctctctggtTTATGTTAAGATatcctctttgtttttgttatctACAGTTTCACAGTACTATATGCAGGTGTGGATTTAATTTCACTTATCTGTTCAGGACTTAAGTACCTGGATATGAGGATTTCTATCTTTGATCACTTAGGGAAAACTTTTGGTTGTTATCATTATGACTATTGGCCTCCATTCTCTCTAGTTATTACTCTGATTAGATGCATATTGGACCTTCTCATTCTAGCCATGTCTCTGcctcttttccatattttttctctctctctctctgctgcatACTAGGTAATCTCTTCACATCACTACTCCTGTTTCTTCCTTCTTGTTTTAGCTGgtttattctgctttttaaaccctttattcactttatttccaagctttgttttttcatttctagaagctgcatttggttctttttaaaatctgactttttttccttaggtCTTGTTCCTGTGGTTCTGATTCTTACTTgtgtatttatttggttttaatcatacttatttcatttttttagattTCCATTCTACTCTCTTATCTGGAGTTCTTGGTTGTGCTTGTCTactgtcattttgtttcttttgccgAATCTAGCAGGATTGTTTCTTGTGTGTTCTGTGATCTTTTGATGATGAGTTCGTTTCcagtgagttttgttttgtttttctgaaagaaTCCTGTGTGGCCTGGATTTGGGGAGAGTCCCAACCTAGTGATTTCGTGTTTCCTTCTGCTTGCCCCAGGAATAACGAAAGGCTGGTATTAATTTTATGCAAACTTTTTGGCTTGGCAGTACCTACCAAGTAAATTCAAACTTCATAAAAGTAAAAGGTAAGGCATGGGTTATACGTTTCCAACAggagatttcttttatttccacttAGGCTCCCTTGTAATCTTTGGATAGTGGGTAGTTTGGctggttttgattttatttatttttaaattttttttgtttttgtttttggtcccTTTTCCTAGGGCTTTTTACCAAGGGTTCAGCCCTTAGAAGGTCCTAGCCTTTATTCAGCGgtctcagttacaattcctccccTCTCTTGAGTCCTTGCATGAGTATAAAAACCCAACAGCCCCCTTGCTGTTTCAGCCCAGTTTCCCTTCGGAGCTGCTGCCACACCAGCTCTTGCACTTGCTATTCTTTGTTTCCGACTCCCGGAAGCAGCTCTTCCTACACTACTAGTGTAGTAGTGCAGTAAACACTttgaattactttttctttttccgaGTTACATTTCATCCAACATCTATAGGTCTTTATAGCTGCAGAATTTCACTTTTCAATTATCTGCTTCATGGCTGAACCAGAAGCACTAAATTAATCTCTCtaacttcagtttcctcctctgtcaAGTAGTACTACCTGCTTCCTGGACTTGGAGTGAGGATTTCAGTGagataaaacagttaaaacactTAGTCTAATGTGGCCCTCCCCATTCAGAATTTTAGAGGCTAAAAGAAGATCACACTGTCAACCAGGCATTCCAGGGGAGACTTGATGGTCAGTCAGTTCATCAGGCCCATGGAACTAACAATGAGAGATTTCTTACAGAACCACCTACTCCAAGTGCAGCCCTCTAGCCAGTAgcatcagtatcacctgggagcttgttagaactGCAGAATCTGGAGCGCAGCCCTATTGAAAGGGAATCCGCATTTTAATAAGATCCCCAGGTGATGTGAGTGCACGCTAAAGTTTGAGGAGCACTATATGATTGTATGGACTATATAAAACTCATTTTGAACTTCTGAATTTTTCTCCTTCCTACCTGTTTTCAAATATgttgaaaataaaactttctactatgataaaatgaaaaaaaaaaacaaaacacttagtCTAAGATCTCGGAGGAGCTCAACGTATATAAGGTACATTGTTCTTACCCTAGGAAATTGGGAAGTTTGGGAAGGTGTACAGAAAATAAATGCCGTGCTATCCACTGACATTTATGGTTAGAACTTTATTCTATCTCTAACCTTTATGCATATGTATATTGACATTGTTTGTCAGGCAAAGGTAAAACTGTACATGCAACTTTGTAACTGCTTTTCTCATTTGGCCAGACTCCTCCTTAGGGGTCCATTCTCGTCTTAGCATGAATGAGCTCATCAAGGGCTCATGTGAGTTCACAGGAGTTCAGGGTGGCCGAGAAGGCAGTGAGCTTCCAGAGGACAGGCGGAGCGGGGATGGCAGGGTGGGGGCCCCCCACCCGGGCCAGGCCTGAGACGTCTCTTTGCTCCACCCCTGCCCCATACAGGTGGCCTTAACCGGGCTGGAACTGTCTCCTCCCGTCACTTTCCAGCTCCGGGCGGGCTCTGGGCCCGTGTTCCTCAGCGGTCAGGAATGGTATGGTAAGTCTCagctgtggggtgggggaaggcggAGTGGACGGTGCCTTGCACGGGGGCTGAGGACATAATGAGTATTCAAAGTCTTGAGGAATTGTTGAATTACGGTAGAAAATCCCCAGGGCTACCATGCTTGCTGGTAGCTTGGACTGGAGGGCCATGAGCAAGGAACCCATTGTCCTCTACCCCCTTGTCACACCCTCTCCCGGGGCCTCGGCTGCCTCCCCTgtaatgggggtgggggatgccCGCTCTCATCTTCAGACTTGTTGGGGGGACTAGATGCGCTCTGCAGGAAGAGCCCTCAGCATCGTGCCTGCTGCCAGCGAGCACTTAAATGGTAGCTGCTGCTAAGTACGTGGCTGTGTTAATGACATGGATCATGGTAAACTGGGGTGAGGTCCCTTTACCTGGCCCTCTTCTCTCTACAGTTGTGCCACTTCCATCAGGGCACTCCCCTGCCCCAATCTCGTGGCAGATCCCACTGCCCTTAGAATAAGGTATATGTTCTCTAGCTCCTGTGCCAGGCTCCCCCCACCTTCTCCCTCCAGCCCCGCGTCCATGTACACAATCCTCTCTCCTTCGGCTTTATCTGAAATCTCCACTCCCTCCCCATGTGCATGTCCCCCCTCCCCAGCCAGAGCAGTCAGCTGACCCCTTTCCCTTGGGCCAGGCAGCTTCCCCTGCCCGAGCTGCCACCCCAAGCCCCCTCTGCCCCTGTGGTCAGGCCCTCCTGCTGGAGGTGGTGGGTGACTGCGTCCTGCTCACCTGACGGTTCCACCTGGGGAACACCTGGAGCCAAACAGCGAAGCAGGACGATGGGCGCAGACCCTGCAGCTCTGAGGCcagcgcccccccaccccagctttcCCATGTCGCCATAGCTGCTTCACGCCTGCcctgggaagaggaggaggaggaggaggaagaagaggtggaggaagaagaggaggaggaggaagaagatgaAGATGAGGAAGAAGAAGATGATGAGGACGTGTCCCCAGAGGAGACCCCTGTTAAACAAGTAAAGAGGCCAGCACCCCAGAAGCGGAGCAGTGTCGCCAAGGTGGGGAGAGGGATGTGGCTGGCCTCGTGGCGTGTGACCCCCAGGAGGCGCCCCAGAGGGACTGGGCACAGAGGCTGGGACTGGGCCCCTGCGTGGAGGGTGCAGGACGTGCCGAGGCTGCGGGCGGGCCACGTCCCCAGGGGGCCCCGCGAGGACCTCCTGAGTGCTGGGGTCTGTCCTGGCCCTGCAGCGTCGCCCGGGCTCCTCCTAACTCTTGTTTTTGGTTCCTAGaaaaaaaggttggaaaaagaagAAGGGGCAACAAGGTATCTCTTTCTATCTATGAGCCCAAACCCTGCAGCTGAGGTATAGAATAGAGGCCAGAAAGGGCGTGGTGCAGCtggcgcgcgcgcgtgtgtgtgtgtgtgtgtgtgtgtgtgcacgtgtgtgcacatAGGGTACACACGGGCACATGGGCGTGGTGGACTATGGGTTAGaacaattttttgaaaaacattaaaatgttctTATCTTTCGACCTGATTCCACTTCTGACAATGTGCTCCGAAGAATCCCATCTACGGTAGGGGGTGGGGACATATGCACTAAGCAGCATCACTGCATTAttcaaataatagtaaaaacGGAAGCAATCTAAATGTCTACCAATATTGTAGTTGAGTAAAATTCTCTGTTATCTTCCCAATGGAATGAGTATAATACTTGGGAAGGCCATGGCAACCTGGGAAGGGTTTGTAGAGTTAAAAGAACAGGATATCAAATCATTTACATTGTATTCCACAAGTTGTCACAAGTTTAAccctgaaataaaacaaaacaaaacaaacaaaaaacccgtcaggaaatatcaaaattttaatattggtggcaagtaaagaaaattataagtaATTTATTCTCATCTATTTACTATATTTATGCAATGTTAACTTTacttttttataatgaaaaagacATTTgggataaataaaagaaacagacgGAAGGCTAAGAAGAAAAACATATCTTGTTTTAAAAGAGAGTGTCTGAGCCGCCCCTGGTGGGGGTCAGGTGCAGAGGTGAGCTCTGCAGCAGCCACCCCTCAGGCAGCCAGTTCCCTGCTCCCCAGATCTGTCCAGGGCAGGCCTGGGGCACCCCGCGGAGCGCTCTGTCTTTCCACTCCTATCCCCTGACACCCACCCCTGTTCCAGATGCAGCCCTCAAGTCAGGAGCCCCGGACAGAAGGTGAGTGTGCTGAGAAGGAACGAGGAGAAAGAGGGGCTTGTCCCCCTTGGCCTCTTGGGGGAAGAGGTGGTCCTCGGGGAGGGGAGTGGGAAACCCAagccctcccttctctcctcagGCCAAGCCCAAACTCAGACCTAAAAAGCTTAAATCCAGGAAATGAGAAGTCGGGAATGGACTGGGAGCGGCAACTGAGGGGCCAGCCTGTGAGACCACCACGCAAGATGGGCCCTCTTCGGGGGTGCTGTGGGGGCAGGGTGCCCCCCCATGCTGGCCTCCCCCCATCTCTTAGTCTGAATGTTCTGGAGGTGTTGGGGGACAGCACAACAGACCCTCACCCCCGATCTCAGTTTTAGCAGGACCAGAGAGAAGGGTCCACAATAAAGTTTGCTCTATCAGGACCTTGTTTTCTCCTCCTTGTCTCGGCAGCTGCCCTTCTTGCCAGATGCACTGAGCCCATGTGCCCAGCAGAGGGCAGCTGCGCGCCAgcattgccccccacccccacccccaccgccagCCTGAACCTGAAGCTGCTGTGTCCCGGCCAGCCCCTGGCTGCGTTCTGTCCTGCCCTTTTATCTACCTCTCTTCTCCTGGCACCCCCAACCCTCAGCTCTGAAGGAAGAACCAAGCGTCTCAGCCCTGTGCTCAGCTTCAACTTTCTACCCTCTGCTGAGCTGTGTATCAGGACCGGCCTGAGGGAGGGAACTGAGGCTGCAGCCTGTCCTCCTGACCCTCCCCTTCAGGCAGGTCCAGCTTCACGGGGACAGAGTGTAGGGGCAACAGGGACTGCCCCCAGCGGGAGGGCCTGGGCCCGAGGGAGCCGGCCTGAGGGTCATCTCCCCCTGCGTGGTCACAGCACATGTACCCAGTGTCTTTTGGAGCCTCAGGGGCACCGCACCAGCTCCTGGTGGCCCAGACTTACATGCTTATGGATGAGCTCCTGCTCAACAGCCATTCTTGAATCCAGAGATCGGTGTCAGGCAGGAGCTCAGAGGCCTGAACCTTCAAAGAAGCCCTTCCAGATAGACAAGACGAGCTGTGGAGAGGAGCCCCAGGTGCCCAGGGAACAGGAGTAGGAGTTGAATTTAGAAAAAGTGTTGGGGTTAGGACAATGGAGAAGTCTGGAAAATAGGACGGAGGACCCGTGCATAACTGGCCTCCTGCCCTCTCCCAGATCTGCAGAGGGCCAGGGTCACCTATGGGTTAGTCTCTAAAGCAGGCCCACACTCGGGGGGTATACTTGCTGGGCctttccctgccccaccccagtgTCCCCCACTGGCCAGGCCTGGAGTGGGCCAATGGGGAGTTGGTGCTGCTTTCCATAAACCCTGTGGCCTCCAGGTATGGGTCTCAGGAGGCAGGTCTTGACGCATCTGCATGGGAAGGTCAGCCACCAAGCTTCTGGCTTCCATTCATCTTCAGCTTCTCTTGATACCAA
Coding sequences:
- the NPM2 gene encoding nucleoplasmin-2, with translation MNRSRFEKAITTMLWGCELNQEKPAWTFQPQLAGKQDCKLMLSTICLGEKAKNEMNLVEVLPPAKESPVTIASLQASILPMVALTGLELSPPVTFQLRAGSGPVFLSGQEWYAASRLPWEEEEEEEEEEVEEEEEEEEEDEDEEEEDDEDVSPEETPVKQVKRPAPQKRSSVAKKKRLEKEEGATRCSPQVRSPGQKHMYPVSFGASGAPHQLLVAQTYMLMDELLLNSHS